The sequence TCCACGTCGAGCTCGACGAGGCCGCGCTCAACCGACCCTGCCCCTTCGCGGGCCGCTCGATCGCGATCGGCCCCGATGCGTCCCTGCTCGCCTGCTGCGGCTTCGAGGTCGCCGCGGACAGCCCGCTCCATTTCGGCGACGCCGCGCAAACGGACGTGGTCGACCTGCTGCGCCGGGCCTACGACGACCTTCTGGTCAACGCTGTCGCCGAGCTGGGCCCCTACTTCCTGATGCGCTTCGCGCAAGCCAAGGATCCCTCGCTCGTCTTCAAGCCCGCTTACGGAGGCATCTGCGAGATCTGCTTCGACGTGACGTCGCGTCGGGAGGTGCTCGACGTGCTCGACGCCCATCGGGAGGAGCTCGCCGGATATCTCTACAGGCGCGTTCGCACCTACTCGGGCGCGCCCGACCCGTCGGCGCGGGAGACTGCGGACACGCCCTCATGAGCGATCTGCCTGGCGACGTGCTCCGGCGGATGCGACGCGAGCTGGAGCGGATCGGCTACTTCGCGGTCGTCTCGTCGCTCTACCCGGTCGCCGTCTACGACCGCCCCGAACCGCTGCGGCCGAGCATCAGCGACCCGATGCTGTCCTCGACGGTGGCGCTCTTCCACGGCGGCGCGCGCGTCCCGGCCGAGCGGCTGCCGAGCGCGCTCGTCCCGGTGCTGCAGGATCTCGCGGCGGCCGGCGTCCTGGTCGATCGAAACGAGGCGGGCTTCTCGATCGCGCCGCTGATGCTCAGCCGTACGCTCGGGATCGCGCTGTTTCACGAGCGGCCCTCGCCGAGAACGCGGGTCTACTTCGGCAACGAGTCGATCGCGCTGGGGCTTCGGCTCGAGCCGCGCCACGGCGACGCGGTGCTCGACCTCTGCGCCGGGCCCGGCTTCCAGAGCCTCGTCGCCGCACGGACGGCGCGCCGCGTGGTCGCGGTGGAGATCAACCCGGTCGCCGCCTCCGTGCTGTCCTGCAACGCCGCGCTCAACGGCCTCGACGACATCGTCGTCCGATGTACCGATCTCGCCTCCTTCGAGGACGAGGACCGGTTCGATCTCGTCGTCGCCAATCCGCCGCTCGTCCCCGTTCCGGCCGGCACGCCCTTTCCGTTCGTCGGCGACGGCGGTCCGGACGGATTGGACGTGACGCGCGTCATCCTCTCGCGGCTGGATCGCTGGATGGCGCCCGAGAGCCGCCTGCAGCTGATCGGCTTCGGGTTTCCCTGGATCGACGGGGAGCGCCTGCCGAGCGCCCTCGGGCGGCTCGCCTCCGTCGATCTCGACCTGCTCGTCACCGTCAGCGGCGTCTTCGCCTACAAGCCGGGCGCGCCGGCCTTCGAGATGATGGTCGAGAGCATCGCGGGCTACGGCGGCGTCGACGCCACCGAGGCGCGCGAGCGCGTGGGCGCACACGCCGAGCAGCAGGACCTGCGACTGCTGCTGAGCTTCGTCGCGCGCGGGGAGCGCGCCGCGAGCCGGCGCATCCGCACCGTCGATTTCGGGCGCACCCCGTTCGGAGGCTGGTATGCCTAGCCGCGGCGCCGTCTTCTCCGGCGTCGGGATACTCGTGCTCGCCTTCGTCCTCGTGGTCCCGCGCTCGACGCCCGCGCCGACGGCGCGGGTGGCGACCGAGACGCTCCCCGCCGGCGATGCGGCGGCGACGTCGCGCACGGCGCTCGTCGCCGCCAGCTGGGGCGAGCCGTTCCGCGCCACCGGCCGGATCGCACCGATCGCGGAGATCGTCGTCGGCAGCGAGATCAGCGGCAAGGTCGCGGAGGTCCGCGTCGAGCCGGGCGACGTCGTCGAGGCCGGCGCCGTCCTCGCCCTGCTCGACGACCGGGAGGCGCGTGCGCTGCTCGATCGTGCCCGCGCCGGCCTCCGCGAGGCGCAGGCGGAGGCCGCGCGCCGCGACGTCGAACGGAGACGGCTCGCATCCGAGCGTGCTCGCGCCGCGCTCGCGACGGCGCAGGCCGTCGTGGCGAAGGAGATCGCGAGCCTGAGAGCGGAAGAAGCCGCCGTGGCGCGAGCGCGGCTGCGCGTGCTGCATGACCGATCGGTCGTCCCCTCCGAACGCCTCGACGACGCCGCCCGCACGAGCCGCATCGCGGTCGCGGAGGAGGAAGCGGCACGCCTGCGACTGAGCGCGGCGCGCGAGAGCGAGGCGATCGCCGAGCTCGCCGTCGAGGCGGCCGCCGCGGCGGTCGAGGCGGGCCGGCAGGCCGTCGCGGCGCGCGCCGTCGAGGTCGCGCTCGCCGAGATCGGGCTCGAGCGTACCCGAATCCGGGCTCCGGTCTCGGGCGTGGTTCTCGGTCGGCGGATCGAGCCCGGGCTCGTCCTCAACGCCCAGACGAACGTTCCGGAGCTCTTCGTTCTCGCCCCCGACCCGTCGCGCCTGCGCGTCGTCGCGCAGGTGAGCGAGGTCGACGTGACGCGGATCGGGCCGGGAGTCCGCGCCACCTTCACCACCGCCGCGGCGCCCGACGAGCGGATCGCTCTGGGGCGGCTCTCGGCGAGCCCCTATCCGACACCGGACGAGCGCTCCGTCGTCTACGAGGTCTCGGCCGAGATCCTGGCGGGCGCGCACCGGTTGCTGCCCGGGATGACCGCCGTCGTCGAGTTCGAGCCCTCGCACGACGCCGCGCTCGAGGTCCCCAGCGCAGCCTTGAGAACGACGGGCGACGGACGGCACGTGGTGGACGTGCGCCGCGGCGCCGAGACGGTGGCGCAGCCCGTGGAGATCGTGGGGATCGTGGGCGACCGGGCGCAGGTGCGCGCGGAGAACCTCGCAGCCGGCGACGAGCTGCGTCTCCCCGCCCCACGCTGACGGGGAATGCTCCGATGAGAAACCCCTTCCTTCGCACGATCTCCCTCGTCGTCGCGCTGCTCCTCGCCCAGGAGACGCGCGCGTTCGAGACATGCGTGGACCTGCCGACGCTGGTCGGCGTCTTCGCCGCCTTCGACAACGGCGACGGCTCCGGCCTCTACGAGCGCGCCGGGAGCACGCGCTTCCGCGAGGCGATGCCACGCGCCACCTGGGTCCGCCAGATGCGGGCGTTCAGAGCCCGCGTCGGCGGAACCGCGACACGGCGAACGTTGATCGGATCCGAGCTGATCGAGGGCGGCGCCGAGGGCGCGGCATGCGTCGTCCGCTTCGAGGCGCGCTACACGTTCGGCTCCATCATCGAAGTGTGGTCCTTCGAGCGCGAGAACGGCGCCTGGCGCATGGCGGGCCTGTGGCTCAGCGATTTCTCGCCGCACCTGCGATGACGGCGCCGCGGGCCTCATCTCTCGAGGGCGATCCGACGGTCGGCGGCCGCCGCCACGGCGGGATCGTGGGTCGCGACGAGCACCGCCGCGCCCGCATCCGCGGCGCAGCGGAGGAGCGCGATGCAGGAGACCTTCGCGGCGCTGTCCAGGGACGCCGTCGGCTCGTCCGCGAGCACGAGCCGCGGCGCGCACACGAGCGCGCGGGCGATCGCCACGCGCTGACGCTGCCCGGTCGAGAGCTGGTCCGGCGCGCGGGTCGCGAGATCGCCGAGCCCGACCGTCTCGAGGAGCCGCTCCGCGGCCTCCCGGCGCTGCCGATACGGCGCTGCGCGCAGCCGCAGCGGAAGCGCGACGTTCTCCCAGGCCGACAGGTAGGGAACGAGGCGGTGCTCCTGGAAGACGAAGCCGATGACGTCACCGTGAAGGCGGTCGATCTCGCGCTGCGAGAAGGATTCGGTCGGCCGCCCCTGCAGCGTGTATCGCCCGCGATCATGGCGCAGGAGCAGCCCCAGGATCGCGAGCAGCGTCGTCTTGCCCGACCCGCTCGGGCCCGTGAGGGCGACGGTCTCGCCGGCGTTCAACCGCAGCGAAAGACCGTCCAGCACGGGAGACCCCTGCGGGCCGCCGAACGAGAAGGAGAGATCGTCCACGCTGACCACCTGCATGCGACACTCCTCGAGGTGGGGGCAGGCCGTGCATGACGATGCCAGATACGCCGTCGCGCGCAAGTGGCTGATCGCGATGCTTCGCGCCCAGAGCCTGTGGATCGCCGCCGTCGTGGCCGTCGGGATCCTCGGCGCGATGGCCGGCGTCGCCGGCATCGCGGCGCTTCATCGCTTCATCGACGCCATCGCCTCGGGCGCCACGGACGCCGCGATGACCTACCTCGGGGGATTCGCCGTCGCGGCGTTCGCCGGGCTCGCGCTCGCCCGCGTGCGGCTGACCCTGAGGATCGCGCTCGACAGGCGGCTGACCGGCGTCGCGTCCAGCGATCTCCTCTCGATCCTCTTCGGCGGGTCGGCTCGCGACGGCGACCACCTTCAGACGGGGGCGGTCGTCGCCCGGCTCCAGGAATGCGGGCGCGTCCTGAGCCAGGCGACCGAGGTGGCGGTGCGCGGGTCGTCCGAGCTCCTCTTCTTTCTTCTCGCGATCGGCTACGCCTTCGTGACGAGCGTTCCGCTCACCCTCGTCGCGCTCGGCTCCTTTCCGATCGCCTACGGCGTGGCGCGTCTCGGCACCCGCTTCGTGACCCGGCCGAACGAGGCGCTCCTCGCCGCCCAGGAGACCTACAACACGGGGCTCATCTCGGGGCTGGAGACGCGTCTCGACGCGCGCTCCTGGGGGCTCGCCGCGCCCGTTCGCGACGGCCTGATCGAACGGCTCCGGACGGTCGTCGATGCGGGCGCCCGCGTACGCCGCATCTCGGGCGACCTGCGCCTCGCGACGACGGGCGTCCAACGCGGCGCGGAGATCCTCGTCCTCCTCGTCGGCACCTTCGAGGTGGCCCGCGGGGCGCTGACGCCGGGCGGGCTGCTCGCCTTCTTCTTCCTCCTCGTACGCATCGGCAATCCGCTGACCATGCTCGCGGGGCTGTCGGAAGCGTGGCGGCAGACCGGGATCGTCCTCGTCCGAGTCGGCGCCCTCCTCGCCGAGCCGACGCCCGACGCCCCTGGCCCGTCACTCGTCGCGCTCGGCCCGGGGGAGATCGCCGCGACGCGGCCCGACGGCCGCGTCCTCGCCCATTTGCGCCCGGGCGACCGCGTGAAGGTGACCGGGCCCGTGGGCGTCGGCAAGAGCTCGCTGCTTCACGTGCTCGCCGGGCGCGCCGGCCCGATGCCCGGCGTGCGTGCGCTGGGGCCGGGCATCGGCGGCGACGACATCGTGCATCTCGGGCCCCGTCCCTTCCTGTTCGCGGCATCGCTGCTCGACAACCTGCGCGGCGGCGCCCGCGCGGCGACCGCGGGCGATGTCAGGACGACGGCGGCGGCCATGGGTCTCGAGAGCGTGCTGGCGTCCCGCTGGGATGCCCTCGCCGATCCCCTGGACCCCGCCGTCCCATGCCTCTCCGCGGGCGAGGCGCAGGCCGTCGCGCTCGTGCGGCTCGCGCTGTCCGGCAAGCGCGTGGCGATCCTGGACGAGGCGACCTGCCACCTCGAGCCCGACGCGGAGGCGCGCGCGCTCGACTGGCTCGCCCGCCGCGACGATGCGGACATTCTGGTCGTAGCCGGTCATCGGCTCGATACGCTAGACGTCTTCACGCGAACGATCGCTCTCGGACGCTCCGATCGCGATCGCTGCGTGCCGGAAGGGGGAACGGATCATGCTCGAACGTAGGTCGCCAGCCATTCTCGCGGCGATCGTCGCGGCCATGCTGGCGATGTCGGCGGTCGCGCTCGTGCGGCTGGGCCCGGGCGCGCCGATCGCCATGCATTTCGGCCTGGACGGCGAGCCGACCTGGCGGGCGCCGGCGGCGATCGGCCTGCTGGTGCTGCCTCTCGGCGTCGTCCTGATCGCGATCGTCGGGCGACGGCCGTCACGAGGCCTGTCGCCCGCCGCGAACGCCGCGATCCTCGTCCTCGTCGCTCTCGCGCTTCTCGGCGGTCATGCGGTCGTCGTGCTGTCGGCGCTGGGCGTGGAGCTCGATCCCGTTCGGATCGGCAGCGCGCTGAGCGGATCCGTCCTGATCGGCGTCGTCGCCGCGAGACGATGGAGCGGAGGGGGGGCCGGCGTTGGCGTGGACGCCGCGCTGGCGCTGGCGGGCGTCGCGCTCCTGGGCTTCGCCGCATCGACGTGAGCGGCCCGACGCCGTCCCGTGGGAGCCCGGTCCGACGTCCAGCCAACTCGCAGTCGCCGCCGGCGGCACGGTGGCGGCCCGGTGGCGGCATGGCGCGCCTCGGAGAGGCAGCCTCGTCCCCGAAGCGGAGGGATGCGGCGCGGGAGGATGCTGCAGCCGCCCACGAGATCGCGGACCCGCCGGACAGCGAGACGACGGCGCGCCATGCCGGACGCGTGATCGCACCGCCCCTGCCGTCTCAGAGCCTCCGGCGGAGCTGCACGAAGCTCGCCAGCAGCACGGCGGCCAGCGTCCATGCCAGCAACAGGACGACGAACGACCACTCGAAGGGGTCCCCGCTCACGGCGGCCCAGCTCAATTCCCCCATCGCGCGAGTGGGCGTCCATTCCGACACCGCCGCGATCGCCGACGGCATCACCATCGGCGGGACCCAGAGCCCCCCGAGATACGCCAGCGGCAGATAGACGAGATTGGCC comes from Salinarimonas sp. and encodes:
- a CDS encoding ATP-binding cassette domain-containing protein; the encoded protein is MHDDARYAVARKWLIAMLRAQSLWIAAVVAVGILGAMAGVAGIAALHRFIDAIASGATDAAMTYLGGFAVAAFAGLALARVRLTLRIALDRRLTGVASSDLLSILFGGSARDGDHLQTGAVVARLQECGRVLSQATEVAVRGSSELLFFLLAIGYAFVTSVPLTLVALGSFPIAYGVARLGTRFVTRPNEALLAAQETYNTGLISGLETRLDARSWGLAAPVRDGLIERLRTVVDAGARVRRISGDLRLATTGVQRGAEILVLLVGTFEVARGALTPGGLLAFFFLLVRIGNPLTMLAGLSEAWRQTGIVLVRVGALLAEPTPDAPGPSLVALGPGEIAATRPDGRVLAHLRPGDRVKVTGPVGVGKSSLLHVLAGRAGPMPGVRALGPGIGGDDIVHLGPRPFLFAASLLDNLRGGARAATAGDVRTTAAAMGLESVLASRWDALADPLDPAVPCLSAGEAQAVALVRLALSGKRVAILDEATCHLEPDAEARALDWLARRDDADILVVAGHRLDTLDVFTRTIALGRSDRDRCVPEGGTDHART
- a CDS encoding class I SAM-dependent methyltransferase, with the translated sequence MSDLPGDVLRRMRRELERIGYFAVVSSLYPVAVYDRPEPLRPSISDPMLSSTVALFHGGARVPAERLPSALVPVLQDLAAAGVLVDRNEAGFSIAPLMLSRTLGIALFHERPSPRTRVYFGNESIALGLRLEPRHGDAVLDLCAGPGFQSLVAARTARRVVAVEINPVAASVLSCNAALNGLDDIVVRCTDLASFEDEDRFDLVVANPPLVPVPAGTPFPFVGDGGPDGLDVTRVILSRLDRWMAPESRLQLIGFGFPWIDGERLPSALGRLASVDLDLLVTVSGVFAYKPGAPAFEMMVESIAGYGGVDATEARERVGAHAEQQDLRLLLSFVARGERAASRRIRTVDFGRTPFGGWYA
- a CDS encoding ABC transporter ATP-binding protein, yielding MQVVSVDDLSFSFGGPQGSPVLDGLSLRLNAGETVALTGPSGSGKTTLLAILGLLLRHDRGRYTLQGRPTESFSQREIDRLHGDVIGFVFQEHRLVPYLSAWENVALPLRLRAAPYRQRREAAERLLETVGLGDLATRAPDQLSTGQRQRVAIARALVCAPRLVLADEPTASLDSAAKVSCIALLRCAADAGAAVLVATHDPAVAAAADRRIALER
- a CDS encoding DUF4019 domain-containing protein, with the protein product MRNPFLRTISLVVALLLAQETRAFETCVDLPTLVGVFAAFDNGDGSGLYERAGSTRFREAMPRATWVRQMRAFRARVGGTATRRTLIGSELIEGGAEGAACVVRFEARYTFGSIIEVWSFERENGAWRMAGLWLSDFSPHLR
- a CDS encoding HlyD family efflux transporter periplasmic adaptor subunit; its protein translation is MPSRGAVFSGVGILVLAFVLVVPRSTPAPTARVATETLPAGDAAATSRTALVAASWGEPFRATGRIAPIAEIVVGSEISGKVAEVRVEPGDVVEAGAVLALLDDREARALLDRARAGLREAQAEAARRDVERRRLASERARAALATAQAVVAKEIASLRAEEAAVARARLRVLHDRSVVPSERLDDAARTSRIAVAEEEAARLRLSAARESEAIAELAVEAAAAAVEAGRQAVAARAVEVALAEIGLERTRIRAPVSGVVLGRRIEPGLVLNAQTNVPELFVLAPDPSRLRVVAQVSEVDVTRIGPGVRATFTTAAAPDERIALGRLSASPYPTPDERSVVYEVSAEILAGAHRLLPGMTAVVEFEPSHDAALEVPSAALRTTGDGRHVVDVRRGAETVAQPVEIVGIVGDRAQVRAENLAAGDELRLPAPR